One part of the Dyadobacter sp. 676 genome encodes these proteins:
- a CDS encoding cytochrome c peroxidase, with protein sequence MVSTFKPGRATGQVPFACAILAGTFALVTIACKKSDDPGVEPGDGSPTPVHWKKPAHFPDPVYDMSRNPLTEEGVELGRFLFYDGILSRTKQIGCGTCHQQEAAFTHHGHELSHGVDDLLGTRNSPSIQNLAWNPSFFWDGGVHDLDLVPFNPIENPVEMDETVKNVIAKLQNTPLPTARMPVNYPLMFQKAFGDEQITSERMMKALSQFMVSLVSAGSRYDYFRQGDPSALTAEERQGMAVFRAKCGSCHAGELFTDYSFRNNGLVPSGADDQGRFGITADPADRYKFKVPSLRNIALTAPYMHDGRYHSLQEVLDHYSDSIHPSATLDSPLTRPGQRPGISLSAAEKQSIIAFLRSLSDEQFIREKRFSDPGVGTNF encoded by the coding sequence ATGGTATCGACTTTCAAACCTGGCCGGGCAACCGGCCAGGTACCTTTCGCATGCGCCATTCTGGCCGGTACATTCGCGCTGGTAACCATCGCCTGCAAGAAAAGCGACGATCCGGGAGTGGAGCCGGGCGATGGCAGTCCGACACCGGTTCACTGGAAAAAGCCCGCGCATTTTCCCGATCCGGTATACGACATGAGCCGCAACCCGCTTACCGAAGAGGGCGTTGAGCTCGGCCGTTTCCTGTTTTACGACGGCATTCTTTCGCGGACCAAACAGATCGGCTGCGGTACCTGCCACCAGCAGGAAGCTGCGTTTACGCACCACGGGCATGAGCTTAGCCATGGCGTTGACGACCTGCTCGGCACGCGCAATTCGCCCTCGATCCAGAATCTGGCCTGGAACCCGTCGTTCTTCTGGGACGGTGGCGTGCACGACCTGGACCTGGTGCCGTTCAACCCGATCGAAAACCCGGTGGAGATGGACGAAACGGTGAAAAATGTAATCGCAAAGCTGCAAAATACGCCATTGCCGACGGCCAGGATGCCGGTTAATTATCCGCTGATGTTCCAAAAAGCATTCGGCGATGAGCAAATTACCAGCGAGCGCATGATGAAAGCGCTTTCGCAGTTTATGGTTAGCCTGGTGTCGGCGGGGTCGCGGTACGACTATTTCCGGCAGGGCGACCCGTCGGCGCTGACCGCGGAAGAACGGCAGGGAATGGCTGTGTTCCGGGCCAAATGCGGCAGTTGCCACGCGGGCGAGCTATTCACCGATTACAGCTTCCGGAACAATGGGTTGGTCCCGTCCGGTGCCGACGACCAGGGCCGGTTCGGGATTACGGCCGATCCGGCCGACCGCTACAAGTTCAAAGTGCCGAGCCTTCGCAATATAGCGCTGACCGCGCCTTACATGCACGACGGCCGTTACCATAGCTTGCAAGAAGTGCTCGACCATTATTCGGACAGTATTCATCCTTCGGCCACATTGGACAGCCCGTTGACCCGGCCCGGCCAAAGACCGGGCATCAGCCTGAGTGCCGCTGAGAAGCAATCGATTATAGCTTTTCTGCGCTCGCTCAGCGACGAGCAGTTTATCCGGGAAAAACGTTTTTCCGATCCGGGCGTCGGGACGAATTTTTAA
- a CDS encoding IS66 family transposase: MQNAPLETLDKDQLLALLKERDQQISGLTQQNAYLESQVEMYKRMQFGQKRERFEGDPAQIALPFEAPSEQAAAQEEILHEKISYIRKRPNHKGRAALPSHLPVEEIEIYPAGDLSEMVCIGKEVTEELDYEPARFLIKRYIRYKYAPKNGEGVRIGQLPERVIDKGIPSAGLLASILTDKYQDHLPLYRQKQRFARENIQIASSTLEGWTKEALIKLEPLYEQLVFDMKSKGYWQVDESPIKVLETDKKGACHQGYYWVYHSPLDDVVLFDYQPTRGSAGAKTMLESFKGYLQTDGYAVYEKHGKRKDVIHLACWAHARREFERALDNDKTRAQKALSMIQQLYAVERKARQLMLDAVEIKELRLTESLPVINELGKWIFEQIKSTLPKSQIGKAMQYSYGRWDALSAYLYDGNLLIDNNQIENSIRPLALGRKNYLFAGSHEAAQRAAMIYSFFAICKKHNVNPYNWLKNTLLNISTINHKNITDLYPQHFNKVHQLTNT; encoded by the coding sequence ATGCAAAATGCCCCGCTGGAAACGCTGGATAAAGACCAATTGCTCGCTCTTTTAAAAGAACGGGATCAGCAGATATCGGGTTTAACCCAGCAGAACGCATACCTGGAATCTCAGGTAGAGATGTACAAACGGATGCAGTTCGGTCAAAAGCGTGAACGCTTTGAAGGAGATCCGGCCCAGATTGCGCTTCCCTTTGAAGCTCCTAGCGAACAGGCTGCTGCACAAGAAGAAATTCTGCATGAAAAAATCAGCTACATCCGTAAAAGGCCAAACCATAAGGGCCGTGCAGCACTGCCTTCTCATTTACCCGTCGAAGAGATCGAGATTTATCCTGCCGGTGATCTTTCTGAAATGGTATGTATCGGCAAGGAAGTTACTGAAGAGCTGGATTACGAACCCGCACGCTTTTTGATCAAAAGATATATACGCTATAAATATGCACCCAAAAATGGTGAAGGGGTCAGAATCGGTCAACTTCCCGAGCGGGTCATCGACAAAGGAATACCATCTGCGGGACTGCTGGCTAGCATTTTAACCGATAAATACCAAGACCACCTTCCACTTTACCGGCAGAAGCAGCGTTTTGCCAGGGAAAATATCCAGATCGCATCTTCAACACTTGAAGGATGGACCAAAGAAGCGCTGATCAAGCTGGAACCGCTTTATGAGCAACTGGTCTTTGATATGAAATCGAAGGGCTATTGGCAGGTGGATGAAAGTCCGATTAAAGTACTGGAAACTGACAAGAAAGGCGCTTGCCATCAGGGATACTATTGGGTCTACCACAGCCCTTTGGATGATGTCGTTCTCTTTGATTACCAACCGACAAGAGGCTCAGCAGGAGCGAAGACGATGTTGGAAAGCTTTAAGGGCTATCTACAGACGGACGGCTACGCAGTTTATGAAAAGCATGGGAAGCGGAAAGATGTTATCCATCTTGCTTGCTGGGCGCATGCGCGTCGGGAATTTGAACGGGCCCTGGACAACGACAAAACCAGGGCGCAAAAAGCACTATCGATGATCCAGCAACTGTACGCTGTGGAGCGGAAAGCCCGCCAACTGATGCTGGATGCTGTTGAAATCAAAGAGCTGCGGCTAACAGAATCCCTTCCAGTTATCAACGAGCTGGGCAAATGGATCTTCGAACAAATTAAAAGTACGCTCCCAAAAAGCCAGATCGGAAAGGCGATGCAGTACAGTTACGGCCGTTGGGATGCACTCAGTGCCTACTTATACGACGGAAATCTGTTGATCGATAATAATCAAATTGAAAATTCTATACGCCCGTTGGCCCTGGGCCGGAAAAACTATTTATTCGCTGGCTCACACGAAGCAGCACAGCGGGCTGCTATGATCTACTCCTTCTTTGCTATCTGCAAAAAACACAACGTCAATCCCTACAATTGGCTAAAAAACACTCTACTAAACATCTCCACAATCAATCATAAAAACATCACTGACCTGTATCCGCAACACTTTAACAAGGTTCACCAATTAACAAATACGTAG
- a CDS encoding IS3 family transposase: MRIEFIRNFKRYGSRRIKESLKQKGIKIGRRKVVKIMRKEGLRAIQPPKFVPRTTDSRQYPAYQLRIC; this comes from the coding sequence GTGCGGATTGAGTTTATCCGGAATTTTAAGCGGTACGGTAGCAGACGCATTAAGGAATCTCTGAAACAAAAGGGTATAAAAATAGGTCGTAGGAAAGTTGTTAAAATAATGCGAAAAGAGGGTTTGAGAGCTATTCAACCGCCGAAATTCGTTCCAAGAACGACAGACAGTAGGCAGTATCCGGCCTATCAACTACGTATTTGTTAA
- a CDS encoding transporter yields MKNLSFCIIMLLLASPRQAFACDICGCANSGAYFGLLPQSHKSLVGVRYQRMRFVTHGESKVLRTEEHFNIGELYTRFFPVKRVQVMAFVPFRADRQITSADVKRQSGMGDITVLANYNLFNTFMDGENARTFNHTLLIGGGVKLPTGRFRFDENNVLHVANANFQLGTGSTDFILNAFYTLNRDQWGLAANVSRKFNTNNAEGYRFGNQLYGTVNLYRSIRIGKLTVTPSVGVYGEHAGHGIQNGETLGITGGELLNASAGITLFSDKWTVGITGQKPVVQQSASGHVVARERLLAQVAFLF; encoded by the coding sequence ATGAAAAACCTGAGTTTTTGCATCATCATGCTGCTACTGGCCTCGCCGCGGCAGGCTTTCGCATGCGACATATGCGGCTGCGCAAACAGCGGCGCCTATTTCGGGTTACTCCCGCAATCACACAAATCGCTGGTAGGCGTGCGGTACCAGCGGATGCGCTTCGTCACGCACGGCGAGAGCAAAGTGCTCCGTACCGAGGAACATTTCAATATCGGCGAGCTCTATACGCGCTTTTTCCCGGTCAAGCGGGTTCAGGTAATGGCATTCGTACCTTTCAGGGCGGACAGGCAAATTACCTCCGCCGACGTGAAAAGGCAGAGCGGCATGGGTGACATTACCGTGCTTGCCAATTACAACCTGTTCAATACCTTCATGGACGGTGAGAATGCGCGGACTTTCAACCACACGCTGCTGATCGGCGGTGGCGTGAAGCTGCCCACTGGCCGGTTTAGGTTTGACGAGAATAATGTGCTTCATGTCGCCAATGCCAACTTTCAACTGGGAACGGGCAGCACCGATTTCATTTTGAATGCCTTTTACACACTTAACAGGGACCAATGGGGACTGGCCGCGAATGTCTCACGGAAGTTTAATACGAACAATGCCGAGGGATATCGATTTGGAAACCAGCTTTATGGCACAGTGAACCTTTACCGGTCGATCCGGATCGGAAAGCTGACCGTCACGCCGAGCGTCGGCGTTTACGGCGAGCATGCGGGGCATGGCATTCAAAACGGCGAAACGCTTGGCATAACCGGAGGCGAATTGCTGAACGCCAGCGCCGGGATTACGTTGTTTTCCGACAAGTGGACGGTCGGCATTACTGGCCAAAAACCTGTTGTGCAGCAAAGCGCGTCGGGACACGTGGTAGCCAGGGAGCGTTTGCTGGCGCAGGTCGCTTTCCTGTTTTGA
- a CDS encoding SRPBCC family protein, with protein sequence MSTNSVSLHRVIKASPEKLYKAFTQDLALASWLPPYGFLCTVHELNVEPGGSFRMSFHNFTTGNGHSFGGKYLEVKPNELLRYTDKFDDPNLPGEMVTTVWLTQTLVGTELKISQEGIPAAIPAEMCYLGWQESLEKLTKLVEPNIPDA encoded by the coding sequence ATGTCAACAAACAGCGTTTCCCTGCACAGGGTGATCAAGGCATCCCCTGAAAAATTGTACAAGGCATTTACCCAGGACCTGGCCCTGGCTTCCTGGCTTCCGCCATACGGCTTTCTTTGCACTGTCCATGAATTGAATGTAGAGCCCGGTGGTTCGTTCAGGATGTCCTTTCATAATTTTACTACCGGCAACGGCCACTCATTCGGTGGGAAATACCTTGAAGTCAAACCGAACGAACTGCTCAGGTATACAGATAAATTCGACGACCCGAACCTGCCCGGTGAAATGGTTACCACCGTTTGGCTGACGCAAACCCTGGTTGGTACCGAGCTCAAAATTTCACAGGAAGGAATTCCTGCCGCAATACCAGCCGAAATGTGTTACCTTGGCTGGCAGGAATCCCTGGAAAAACTTACGAAATTGGTCGAACCCAACATACCGGATGCCTGA
- a CDS encoding PQQ-binding-like beta-propeller repeat protein, which translates to MRKLLFILFFSWLQSCNQEKIGTQVDKDGVVTKMPFLWKSRISDGARLSAISRGYLVDEKGLLCVAMKNSTPPEGYGDNFLQLKDMQTGRNIWEWDDLFDKRIANTIRQGIDVQKGRMLLHDGRSRYFVDTDAGKTIWKGKSELPGIGPHASFLDDRYFIKASDPEIMALDIAKDAIYEGNYQNGDLRQIAMPKYSDEYFKKVDGRVDMGGAIVNFHAFKKDGKSYLIIPYAEPGPVVKYSNVHALFGVYDLDTRKWIYDRIPMGISEDGTTASVVPVIDGDFVYMTSRATVDCYEVMTGKRVWQTRLTETNTTALDLIVDGSNLLINSGDATLYCLDKTTGAKRWSLPSSAFASDLYCQDGTVYWIATNALRAADIQSGKMLWNMESPDKYEEGRSDSWFWGFVTGLPAYSGNKGKIYVSTNLNIYAFDAVK; encoded by the coding sequence ATGCGTAAGCTACTATTTATATTGTTCTTCTCCTGGTTGCAGAGCTGCAACCAGGAGAAGATTGGTACCCAGGTCGACAAGGATGGCGTGGTTACTAAAATGCCCTTTTTATGGAAATCCCGTATCTCGGACGGTGCCCGCTTGTCAGCAATATCAAGAGGATATTTAGTTGATGAGAAGGGGCTTCTTTGCGTGGCAATGAAAAATTCTACGCCGCCGGAAGGCTATGGTGACAATTTCCTACAACTTAAAGACATGCAAACAGGAAGGAACATTTGGGAATGGGACGACCTGTTCGACAAAAGGATCGCCAACACCATTCGTCAGGGCATTGATGTTCAGAAAGGCAGGATGCTTTTACATGATGGGCGATCCCGGTATTTTGTTGACACCGATGCAGGCAAGACCATATGGAAAGGGAAGAGCGAGCTACCTGGTATTGGCCCACACGCTTCCTTTCTTGACGACCGTTACTTTATCAAAGCGTCCGACCCAGAAATAATGGCGCTCGATATTGCCAAAGATGCTATTTATGAGGGTAATTATCAGAATGGCGACCTGCGACAAATCGCAATGCCGAAGTATAGCGATGAGTATTTTAAGAAAGTTGATGGTCGCGTGGATATGGGTGGTGCGATTGTAAACTTTCATGCATTCAAAAAGGACGGGAAAAGCTACTTGATCATACCCTACGCGGAGCCGGGTCCGGTAGTAAAGTACTCTAACGTACATGCCCTGTTCGGCGTGTATGATCTGGATACAAGAAAATGGATATATGACCGAATTCCTATGGGTATTAGTGAAGACGGCACAACTGCGAGCGTCGTGCCCGTTATCGACGGCGACTTTGTTTATATGACTTCGCGCGCCACTGTGGATTGTTATGAGGTTATGACTGGTAAAAGGGTTTGGCAAACGCGACTAACAGAAACCAACACAACTGCATTGGATTTGATTGTCGACGGCTCAAACCTACTCATTAATTCGGGCGACGCCACATTGTACTGCTTGGATAAAACGACGGGGGCGAAACGCTGGTCGCTACCATCAAGCGCATTTGCAAGTGATCTCTACTGTCAAGACGGCACGGTGTATTGGATCGCCACTAATGCGCTGCGGGCTGCCGATATACAGTCCGGGAAAATGTTGTGGAACATGGAATCGCCGGACAAATATGAAGAGGGACGTTCCGACTCCTGGTTTTGGGGATTTGTTACCGGATTACCCGCATATAGCGGAAACAAAGGTAAAATATACGTGAGTACGAATTTAAATATCTATGCGTTTGATGCTGTAAAATAG
- a CDS encoding transposase, which yields MKDPKSVKIRRNYDAEFKEEMTRMLASGRSAKEISEAFGIAENLLYRWKRMATKKTKSNSEADRNDKAAKLAAEVAKLRAENERLKTDREILKKALGLLSQSDSGTSMS from the coding sequence ATGAAAGACCCCAAATCGGTAAAAATTCGTAGGAACTACGATGCTGAGTTCAAAGAGGAAATGACCAGAATGCTGGCTTCCGGCAGGAGCGCCAAGGAAATCTCGGAGGCGTTTGGAATTGCCGAGAATCTTCTCTATCGTTGGAAGAGAATGGCAACAAAAAAGACAAAATCGAATAGCGAAGCAGATCGCAACGACAAAGCAGCGAAACTGGCTGCGGAAGTTGCTAAACTGCGTGCTGAAAATGAACGCCTGAAAACCGACCGTGAAATCCTAAAAAAAGCCTTAGGTCTTTTGAGCCAGTCCGACTCAGGGACGTCTATGAGCTGA
- a CDS encoding dihydrofolate reductase family protein — protein MRTVTFAMNISLDGYCDHTIGNPDEELLDYFTETMDDVDLLFFGRVMYQLMFPYWADVAKNQSGTADEIRFAERFSAIDKVVVSRTLENVEDNARIIRGNPAGELRKLKQQPGKKISVDSVSLLPELVSSGLIDEFHLVVHPVMVGKGRRLLDAGSLQEKFNLKLVDTVVFKSGCVALHYLKQ, from the coding sequence ATGAGAACTGTAACATTCGCTATGAATATCAGCTTAGATGGGTATTGCGATCACACTATCGGTAATCCCGATGAAGAGCTTCTCGACTATTTCACGGAAACGATGGACGACGTCGATCTGCTTTTTTTCGGTCGCGTCATGTACCAGCTGATGTTCCCTTACTGGGCCGATGTCGCAAAAAATCAATCCGGCACGGCGGATGAGATTAGATTTGCGGAAAGGTTCAGCGCTATCGATAAAGTCGTTGTTTCGCGAACATTGGAAAATGTAGAGGACAATGCACGGATTATTCGCGGCAATCCCGCCGGGGAACTACGGAAATTGAAACAGCAGCCCGGAAAAAAAATTTCGGTAGACAGTGTAAGCCTGCTCCCGGAATTGGTTTCGTCAGGCCTCATCGATGAATTTCATTTAGTTGTTCATCCGGTGATGGTGGGTAAAGGAAGGCGATTGCTCGACGCGGGCAGCCTTCAGGAGAAGTTTAATTTAAAATTGGTTGATACCGTAGTCTTCAAATCCGGGTGCGTGGCCCTTCATTATTTGAAGCAGTGA
- a CDS encoding DUF6268 family outer membrane beta-barrel protein, whose product MKSASLFAAMLGSLFCLEANAQQVSFKTEFIGNSGYWFLPNGDKPKEKIGDSKGSAIIYQGAVNIPLSTKMNENNRPTAWGVGLSGAYASLGNEKFGGEMVSEIMNLQLGVYHLRPLNGKWSVRAGVGMGVFTPSTDFSKIRFRNVLGSAGVVFIRHLKPNLAVGGGLALNSSLGYPMVFPAVYVNWKHHGKFNVSAELVDGLDVAASYRFNDNLKLSWAFEMNGQMALLEKEGKDVIFSHQYIVTGLRPEVKLGKTGLTASAMVGLNLYRPAAYSDRTLKGMFASNNDYYFSASPYASIGLKWDFKL is encoded by the coding sequence ATGAAATCAGCATCATTATTTGCGGCAATGCTCGGGTCCTTGTTTTGCCTGGAAGCGAACGCGCAACAAGTCTCTTTTAAAACGGAGTTCATCGGAAATTCGGGTTACTGGTTTCTGCCAAACGGAGACAAACCGAAAGAAAAAATTGGTGATAGCAAGGGGTCTGCCATCATATATCAGGGCGCCGTGAATATTCCGCTGTCCACGAAAATGAATGAAAATAATCGTCCCACCGCCTGGGGCGTGGGTCTCAGCGGTGCCTACGCCTCGCTTGGCAATGAGAAATTCGGGGGCGAGATGGTTTCGGAGATCATGAACCTGCAATTGGGTGTTTACCACCTGCGGCCGCTAAACGGGAAATGGTCGGTCAGGGCCGGTGTGGGCATGGGAGTATTTACTCCGTCCACCGATTTTTCGAAGATCAGATTCAGGAATGTGCTTGGGAGTGCCGGTGTTGTTTTTATCCGCCATTTGAAACCAAACCTGGCTGTCGGAGGTGGCCTGGCACTGAACAGCTCCCTGGGTTATCCGATGGTATTTCCGGCCGTTTATGTGAACTGGAAACACCACGGGAAGTTCAATGTCAGCGCCGAGTTGGTCGATGGCCTGGATGTTGCGGCGAGTTACAGGTTCAATGACAATTTGAAACTTTCGTGGGCATTTGAAATGAACGGGCAAATGGCACTGCTCGAAAAAGAGGGCAAAGATGTCATATTCTCGCACCAATACATTGTCACAGGGCTGCGTCCCGAGGTGAAGCTCGGCAAGACCGGACTGACGGCGTCTGCCATGGTCGGCCTGAATCTATATCGTCCGGCTGCGTATAGCGACAGGACCTTGAAGGGAATGTTTGCTTCCAATAATGACTACTACTTTTCTGCGTCTCCATATGCGTCCATAGGCTTGAAATGGGACTTCAAGCTATGA
- a CDS encoding lysophospholipid acyltransferase family protein yields the protein MRIKKTFEDMGVGAVYGLAYALSLAPMSFLYGIATLAFFLAYYIPGYRKAVVVQNVARCFPDKRYGEIICIVKKFYSCFTAYFAEILKGISAPAAVLDKRIVLENAELISAHVQAGKNVIACMGHCGNWEMLNFMPYKLGLRMYAVYKPLRSQAMNKLMIKVRARFGMKLIPDKQVARHILSKGPLPAVYLFLADQCPSGGDERIRLELFGQPTYVISGMERLARQSESAVVFLHVTLLAKGYYKVTCLPICAQAQSTREEEITRKYVACLEDNIVAEPYGWLWTHKRWKK from the coding sequence ATGAGAATCAAAAAGACATTCGAAGACATGGGAGTAGGGGCCGTCTATGGTTTGGCATATGCGTTAAGTCTGGCCCCGATGTCGTTTCTGTACGGCATAGCTACCCTGGCATTCTTCCTTGCTTACTATATCCCCGGATACAGGAAAGCGGTGGTGGTTCAAAACGTGGCGCGCTGCTTTCCTGACAAGCGGTATGGGGAGATAATTTGCATTGTCAAGAAGTTTTACAGCTGTTTCACCGCCTATTTCGCCGAGATCCTGAAAGGCATTTCGGCGCCGGCAGCGGTGCTTGACAAACGGATTGTTCTTGAGAACGCCGAGCTTATCAGCGCGCACGTGCAAGCGGGAAAGAATGTCATTGCCTGTATGGGGCATTGCGGAAATTGGGAAATGCTGAATTTCATGCCCTACAAACTCGGGCTGCGTATGTACGCAGTGTATAAGCCCCTGCGCTCGCAGGCAATGAACAAGCTAATGATCAAAGTCCGGGCGCGGTTCGGTATGAAGCTGATACCCGACAAGCAGGTAGCGCGCCATATCCTTAGCAAAGGCCCGCTGCCAGCCGTGTACCTGTTCCTGGCAGATCAGTGCCCGTCAGGCGGAGACGAAAGGATCAGGCTCGAACTATTTGGCCAGCCGACTTATGTCATATCCGGTATGGAAAGGCTGGCCCGCCAGAGTGAATCGGCGGTTGTATTCCTGCACGTTACGTTGCTGGCAAAGGGATATTACAAAGTAACGTGCCTGCCGATATGTGCTCAAGCGCAGTCCACAAGAGAGGAAGAAATAACCAGAAAGTATGTCGCCTGTCTCGAAGACAATATCGTTGCAGAACCGTATGGCTGGCTATGGACCCACAAGCGATGGAAAAAATAG
- a CDS encoding histidine kinase codes for MIRQISGFNVKHVFIFIFSSLLYALCQMLLSNIVMEDDLWEKFAVQLTAHYIVVFTMCVVDYNLLIFLNKHLPYSRNILYRIAADLAGLILICLTLIWLFDFTIYNILLVPAAGLPSFATKFALGMLTNTPILLVFELIYYFRSEQKAIADSEKAKREVLLFQHETLKAQINPHFLFNSLNVLSSLIYLNPQNANKFTKALSKSYRYVLSLNQRTAVTVAEEMEALDSYIFLMQMRFENAFTFKVHKPGAFESNKIVPLTMQLLLENVFKHNVATEEAPLDIQITIGSEYVTVENQVQPTSNADKSGIGLKYLKKQYELHGKEIVVEHTGSQFIVKVPYIQP; via the coding sequence ATGATACGCCAAATAAGCGGTTTTAACGTAAAGCACGTTTTCATTTTCATCTTTTCATCGCTGCTGTATGCCTTATGCCAGATGCTGCTGAGCAACATTGTGATGGAGGATGATTTATGGGAAAAGTTTGCCGTCCAGTTAACGGCCCACTACATTGTGGTATTTACGATGTGTGTGGTGGATTACAACCTGTTGATATTTTTGAATAAGCACCTGCCGTATTCCAGAAATATACTGTACCGGATTGCCGCGGACCTGGCAGGGCTGATATTAATATGTCTGACGCTGATATGGCTTTTCGATTTTACGATCTACAACATACTTCTTGTTCCCGCGGCGGGACTGCCTTCGTTTGCAACCAAATTTGCCTTGGGAATGCTCACCAATACGCCCATATTGCTGGTTTTTGAGCTGATATATTATTTCCGATCCGAACAAAAGGCGATCGCCGACTCCGAAAAGGCGAAGCGTGAAGTCCTGTTGTTTCAGCACGAGACATTGAAAGCACAGATAAACCCACATTTTTTGTTCAATTCACTAAATGTGCTCTCTTCATTGATTTACCTGAACCCGCAGAATGCCAACAAGTTTACCAAGGCGCTTTCCAAAAGCTACCGGTACGTACTTTCCCTGAACCAGCGAACTGCCGTAACGGTCGCAGAAGAAATGGAAGCACTTGACTCGTATATTTTCCTGATGCAGATGCGGTTTGAAAACGCATTCACTTTTAAGGTTCATAAACCAGGCGCATTTGAAAGCAATAAGATCGTACCCCTTACCATGCAGCTTCTTTTGGAGAATGTATTCAAGCACAATGTTGCAACCGAAGAAGCGCCTCTGGATATACAAATCACGATCGGAAGCGAATATGTTACGGTGGAAAATCAGGTACAGCCAACCAGCAACGCGGACAAAAGCGGTATCGGATTGAAATACCTGAAAAAGCAGTATGAGTTGCATGGTAAAGAAATTGTCGTGGAGCACACCGGCAGTCAGTTCATCGTGAAAGTCCCTTATATTCAGCCATGA
- the tnpB gene encoding IS66 family insertion sequence element accessory protein TnpB (TnpB, as the term is used for proteins encoded by IS66 family insertion elements, is considered an accessory protein, since TnpC, encoded by a neighboring gene, is a DDE family transposase.), translating into MFSLGSSHQYYLYRGDCDMRKGFDGLCGLVDSELGRVATSGEVFIFLNRRRTHLKMLHWEPGGFVLYYKRLESGTFPSPKKQATGSISWSELVLMIEGIQVLKSSRRKRFILQQ; encoded by the coding sequence ATGTTTAGTCTGGGTTCATCCCACCAATATTATCTGTACCGAGGCGATTGCGATATGCGTAAAGGTTTTGATGGACTCTGTGGCCTGGTGGATTCCGAGTTAGGTAGAGTGGCCACCAGTGGCGAAGTTTTTATCTTTCTTAACCGAAGACGGACCCATCTTAAAATGCTGCATTGGGAGCCGGGAGGCTTTGTACTTTATTATAAAAGACTGGAAAGTGGCACCTTTCCCTCCCCTAAAAAACAGGCAACCGGAAGTATTTCTTGGAGCGAACTGGTGCTGATGATCGAAGGAATCCAGGTACTGAAAAGCAGTCGTAGAAAGCGTTTTATTTTACAGCAATAA
- a CDS encoding LytTR family DNA-binding domain-containing protein translates to MKYLIVEDERFAAEELKRMMTALRPGYILEKQTKTVVDTIAFLKTSNVDLILMDIRLADGSCFEMFNHIEVITPVIFTTAYDEHAIRAFKLNSIDYLLKPFEETELESALIKFENIFHNHSYQSNSERFKQLLPAGKKNRFLISKGENYHYIETTDIAHFYSEDGVVFLHTFNDKRYIVNYTLDQIEQQLDRQLFFRVSRNCIGNVKAIENVAKYFNSRLQLSFSPACPHEVLVSRVRVPDFLKWMDGVLE, encoded by the coding sequence ATGAAATACCTCATTGTAGAAGATGAGCGGTTTGCCGCAGAAGAACTGAAGCGCATGATGACCGCTTTGCGTCCAGGTTACATTTTGGAGAAACAAACCAAGACGGTGGTTGATACCATAGCATTCCTTAAAACATCAAATGTTGATTTGATTCTGATGGATATCAGGCTCGCCGACGGCAGTTGCTTCGAGATGTTCAACCACATAGAAGTAATAACCCCGGTTATATTCACGACTGCTTATGACGAGCATGCGATCAGGGCCTTCAAATTAAACAGCATCGACTACCTGCTAAAACCTTTCGAGGAAACTGAACTGGAATCGGCACTGATCAAATTCGAGAATATTTTCCATAATCATTCATACCAATCTAATTCCGAGCGATTTAAGCAGCTGTTGCCAGCCGGTAAGAAAAACCGTTTCCTGATTTCGAAAGGAGAAAACTATCATTACATAGAAACGACCGATATCGCTCATTTTTACAGCGAAGACGGTGTGGTGTTTCTGCACACATTCAACGACAAGCGATATATCGTTAATTACACGCTGGACCAGATTGAACAGCAGCTGGATCGCCAGTTGTTTTTTCGTGTGTCCCGAAACTGCATCGGCAATGTAAAAGCGATTGAAAATGTAGCCAAATATTTCAATAGCCGCTTGCAGCTTTCCTTTTCGCCGGCATGCCCGCATGAAGTGCTGGTGAGCCGGGTACGCGTTCCGGACTTTCTGAAATGGATGGACGGTGTTCTTGAATAG